From the Manihot esculenta cultivar AM560-2 chromosome 14, M.esculenta_v8, whole genome shotgun sequence genome, the window ttacactttatttttaatattttaaattttaattaaaatattttaatcttaatatgatttaatttatcaatattattcaaaataatatattattatcactaatcgatttggttcgattttttcgattttttctgatcaaaacttaactgaaccgaaataatcgaaatttttaaaattaaaaatcaaatcgaaccaaaccaaaatgaataaaaatccaaactgaatttttaaattaatttagttcgatCGGTTTTTTGAATTTGAACCAAATACTATTTACCCCTACGAAAAACTACtcgattataattttatcaaattcaatttatttttttaaataagtaaaattcGAGTCTTATTTTTAGACTCATTTATAAATGAGTAGAGTTATTCATAAACTATTAAGACTCGACTAgtaaaaatttagataattttaatttattttttaaataaattaaatttaaatatattaatattattcaaaaaaattttaaccgattattattttaaaatttaatacgaTCTTGATTCGATTCTAGtcgatttatttatttgtttttgttgtgtttGCTTATTGAGTGTGGCCATGGAATAAGTCTTATATATGCTGAAGGGGAGTGGAAGTAGAAAttttactgttttttttttttttttttttttaggctaGAATGATGTTACACTTTTCTGTGTTATCAGAATTACTGTCTCTCATTTTGGAATCttcccttctttcttttctaccCTCTTTGCCCTATCTTATTCTATCAtctctattttaaatttattttttttctatacataatagtataaaaaaaattattatttaaactcagtttattataaatatgaataaattacagtttaattttttaatttaataaaatatccattttaacttttatatttttaaaaatttatgatttaattcttcacatttaaaaaaaaataaattacaaattctcagttaatttactatttattttaataaaaataattaaagtaccctttaatatatatttttaatttaaaataatatagtgaaattttactaaatttataataaagtatctataattttttaaattgtttcttatattttataattatttagagATAAAATCTTAAATTGACCCTAAATTCTTGTATTTTACTATTGAATTtctaaatatattttgaaataaattattttagttttataaattaatttctaaataattataatattttgaaataagttttatattttatgtgaattgaacttttaatattatagttatttataaaaaaattttatatttttataaattaatctttaaatattataaatatttacaaattataatttaagaatattaaaaatcaaactaaactgtgtaatatatattttaagtgaaagtgtatcaaaataaaagaattgaatCAATTGGTTAAGAAAGTATATGTGAAGTGATTGTGGATTCAATCTCTATTAAAAAGcaagtatatttttttaattgaatgagaaacagtttaattacaaaaaatcaaattcaaaGCATCTAATTTGATCAAAACCTGGTCGGTTTGCACTGAGTTGATCCAGTTCTATCAAATAGAAGTCTAATAACTTAAATCAAATCAGACCATGGTCTGGTTTCCAATCCAACCGGTCTAACACCCATTAGTTGagctttttttaaatattaatgttGTAAAAACACCCTCTTAAAAGTAGTGTTGATAGTTTGAATCGATTTGTTAGTATTTTCTCCAGATTTTTGCCAAATCTGAGAACACTTGGAGtagtatttgatttaaatcgaaaaaatcgatcaaattgaattaatttaaatttttgatttattttttttttcaattcaatttttatttttaaaattttccgttatttgattcaattttaaagaaaatcgaATACTCACCTTGCAAATACCCATACAGTACAGCTGTACCTTTAAATACGGATATGATTCAGAAGTCCATTGGTCACTAAGATGAATCATTCCATTTCAACTTGGGATTGTTTCTTTGTCCTCTTTGTTTGGGTCAATTTCttgtttaatttcttaattattgTGTGGTGCAATTTTGTTTCCATAGGATAATATATTGAGAAATCAATTTCTACTGTTTTTGTACCTTGCTTCTCCTAATATAGTCCAAACTTATTACGCATATTCTACTCATGCCTGTCGGTTTAGTACATTTCCAAATCGATGGTTTTGATTTAGTGGTTTAAGAGGATCAAGAATCAATCTTTGGTAACTACATAAGCATTGGATGAAGATAAGGAGCAGAGTTTCTGTTAAAGCAAGTCTGAGAATTGAAAAGATGATAAGAGATTCAAGTATCCTTTCAATCACATTCAACCTTAGCCAATTCGTCTCTGACTCAAATCTCATGTATAAATGAAAGGGTAGTTTTATCAAGACATGAAAATTCTAGAATTTCAAACTTCAGCCAAGGGATTGAGTCATACAATCATCAAACAAAGATGGTTAATTGCTCAGGACATTTATTTAATGCTTTAGAAGAAGAGCATGTGAGCAGTCAATTTTTCTTTGCAATAAACAGGCCCCATCGTTGCTCACCTGATGAACTCCTTATCAATTTTGCCTTCCATCCACCAACTATGTCATTATAGTCTTCCTGGATATAGATAATAAACAAGAAAAGAGTATAAATAATGAGTTCTTAAAGTTTAAGATAAAATAAGATGAATGAAAATAAGAGTTGAACGCACTTCAGAAAAGTCTCGGATGAATTCATCCTTCCCCTTCTCGACAGCATTTAATTCCCGTTGCAGAACTTGATTGAACTGCAGCATAAGTAACAAGTTTTAGACTGCAAAGCGACATTGTTTACATTTGTACAAGCTTCACAGGACAAAAGGTTTGAGTGAAACCTGATCAGTTCTGTCCTCTGCAATCACATCATCAAAACCGGCATCTCTAAGCATCTATGCATTGTTtcggaaaagaataaaaaggttAGCATTTCCAGAAATGTAACCAAACAACTGCAAAAGGAAAATAACATGTTATCCCACATGACAATATACCTGTCCATATGCTTGTACATCATGAAGATCATATCCTCTCTGCTTAATATACTCTGCAAATTCTGTTGATGGAGTTCCAGCACTCTTGCAATAGTCGCTAATAAGAAGTTTACCTCCAGGCTTCAACCACTTGAAGAATGATCTAAACAATGCAGGTTTGTCCTGAATTATTGTAGAAGCAAAATGTATACACATGTTAATATGTAAACTTAATCAACTCAAATACCAGACTGCGTCAATTTTATAGCTGCCTAATACAGCATCCATTCATTGAACAAGTAAATAACGCTATCGAATCTCTTCCATTATAGATACAATGGAAGGATCTATGCTTTTTTATATTAGACAGGTGAATTTTCAATTTTGAATGAGAAGAGGGTACCAGAGCTTAATTTTATCCAGTAAGTGAAGGGAAACAAAGAATCCTATTTCACTGGTAACTATTTTAGCAATAGTTTTAATTTGTTAGGGAAGGTAAAGTCTTGAACCGACGTGTGCcacatataaaatttaagggATTCAAAAGGcaagaaagaaaaatacataaaaacatcAGAAGAGTCTTACTTGAATGTGCAGAATGGTGTCACGACTGTAGATAACATCAAACGTGCTGTCAGGATATGTCTTCTTTGTGCAATCAGCAACTTCAAACTCAACATTGCACTTGAGTCCAGTGGCACGTTCAAGAGCAAATAAAATCATATTGATGGAGAGGTCAATGCCAACGACATCCACATCAAAGTTCTCAGCCATGTAAAAGTCACCTCCTCCAATACCACATCCAACATCTAGGACTTTCTGACCAGGCTTAAGATCCAGCTTTGCCACAAATTCTTTAGTTGTTTCTGCATAAATGCAAAAGTACATTTATAAACAGCAAAAGTAAAAAGTAATAAGAGATTACTACCCTAATTTTCAAATAGTTTTCCACATTCATAAGTTTATATTTTAGGAACTGTTTTTTTCAGGAAACCCTGTTAAAATAGGCATATTTAAACAATAAGCATTAAAGGATAGTTGTCAAAATGCACACCAACAAAGTATATATATCTTTTGGTGTCTTAGGATCTATATTCACTTTTATGCATAGTAAgacatatatcacatataatGATATAAATCATCCTTGAGTGCTTATTTCTATCAACGTGTGGGTTTTTGTGCGAAGATCTATAAAATTTTGATGGATCAGCAAGTGCATAAGTTGCAAGCAAACAATCATATTTTCTGAGATGTTTAGTTTAGCCCTTAGATGCAATTAGAGATCTAAATAGCTAAATCAAGATATTTggcaaactttaaaaaaaactaaatgatAGCTGATAGGCGGCTGGCATGAGGTTTGTTAGCTGTATTTTAGATTAGCTCTAGAATTAGTTGTTTCTTATCAGTTAGTaggtaatttaatttaatttcttatttagaCTATATTAACttgctaaaatttattaattttaattttttaaattaaatttttacattaataaattatttaaaattacaagacaataaatgaattaaaaatactataaataataattaaagtgGCAAAAAAGGATGTATATGCAAGAAaaacaattatattttaaaaattatgtttttaattgttatatatatttatagtgcacttttttatttattttataaatgaaataaattgatatatactCTTATTAGTCATTTTGCATACCAAAAATAAGAGTTAGATATAAATTACCAAAacccaaaatatataaaatataatcaattatcGGCTATTAGTTACAATCAAATATCAGTTACTGGCTATCAACTATGAACAATAGTAATCAACTGTATCTAATAGTTAAACCAAATAAGCTCTAATTTCCTTTAAAGCATTCGCGTTGTCTATGCTTATCCTCTAGCTTGCAAAATTCAAAACCAGTTTCATTATTGTGCTAAGGACATTAAGCAATGGCGTAAAAAAGGCaactggattttcctccaactGAAGAAAATTAGAAAAGGAAACTGCACCATACCAATTCCTCCTGTGCTCACATAACCTTGTCCAAAGACACGCTCATAGCGTAGGATGCCATTAGATTTATATTGAACATTATCCAAGAACTGCTGGAACCCCTTATCATCTTGTGAATGTACTTTCTGCCATATCCAACATATCTGTGCATGCAAACATCACTTTGCATTGTCAGTAAACTAAATCACATGGGACACTAAGAAACAAGATTAGATATGTCAACTTATCTTGCCTGGttttgattcttcttcttcctcacatAAGCTCCAATGCATTTGCAGCCAATAAGAGAGAGTTCATAAGAATTTCCAGAACCATCACTGGTATGGCATTCTTTGAAGACCTATGAATATGATAAAGATTAGTgacaaatattttattacacATCCTTCTCATGAAAAACAAACTTGTTTCTTTCACATCATATGTAACACACGCCATGAATTTGCACTATATGAGTCACAGTGTCGTTACAAGGAGATCTTTTATTAATGTTCTAGAATTTTAAACTTGCTTTTTACCAATATTATTTTTCTCCACTAGCTAAGCTACAATGATTTTGAAGCCAAATCAGCAATTTAATCCAGTCCCTCTACATGCCAAGCTCCCTGACATTTATAGCCCTTGACAGCTAACAGCAGGAATTAATGCCATTATAAAGCTACATTTTCATTCTGAAAATTCTATTTCCAGCAACCAAAACCATACGAAGTAAAGACAAAACACAATCacataattaattatacatattcataaaaaaattgctTTCAGAAAAATTATTTGGAACACAAGCAAACCTTTGTGTAAAATCTGGGTTCCCGGTAGTGGGTTGGGTTGTATTTTCGTTTGGCATCTCCAGATTGATGGAAACAAGACTCTCTGAAGAAAATATAACCGCCAATCTTTAACCATTTAACCAACCTTTCTGCCAGATTCTCTACCTGCCAATCCGTGTTTAcagtaattttaaagaataatacATCATTAAACTAGTCATGACAAATCTAGAAAGCTAGCGACTGTCAAAGAACAAAGAAGACAATAATTCACTAGCTCTTGCTAAATCATCAATACTAGAAGCAGAAAGAACTTTCACCTCCTTATCTGAGAGATACATAAGAAGCCAATTTGAGAATATTAAATCCACTGATCCTTCAGAAAAGTTCAAGTCGGAGGATGTCACATCAGCACACATAAACTTGACATTCTTGTAGTGTCCATTAATGCTTTCATTCTgcaaaaatgaattaaaaataaatctaaaaataaatgatagaaATGATTCGAGAGCTAATATTTCACATTTCCTGTTTCACAAGCATaaagaaaaaggggaaaaaTATATAGCATCTACGTGAAGAATTGAATATAAAGGACTAGATTCACCTTCTTTATGACACTCTCAATGAAGTCCACAGCAACAAGCTGCCCAGCTTTCTGAGCTAACTCCCCAGTGAAACGACCAATACCAGCTCCTAACTC encodes:
- the LOC110631070 gene encoding phosphomethylethanolamine N-methyltransferase, with the protein product MAAHVEEREIQKNYWIEHSAELTLEAMMLDSKASDLDKEERPEVLSLLPPYEGKSVLELGAGIGRFTGELAQKAGQLVAVDFIESVIKKNESINGHYKNVKFMCADVTSSDLNFSEGSVDLIFSNWLLMYLSDKEVENLAERLVKWLKIGGYIFFRESCFHQSGDAKRKYNPTHYREPRFYTKVFKECHTSDGSGNSYELSLIGCKCIGAYVRKKKNQNQICWIWQKVHSQDDKGFQQFLDNVQYKSNGILRYERVFGQGYVSTGGIETTKEFVAKLDLKPGQKVLDVGCGIGGGDFYMAENFDVDVVGIDLSINMILFALERATGLKCNVEFEVADCTKKTYPDSTFDVIYSRDTILHIQDKPALFRSFFKWLKPGGKLLISDYCKSAGTPSTEFAEYIKQRGYDLHDVQAYGQMLRDAGFDDVIAEDRTDQFNQVLQRELNAVEKGKDEFIRDFSEEDYNDIVGGWKAKLIRSSSGEQRWGLFIAKKN